The following proteins come from a genomic window of Amphiura filiformis chromosome 16, Afil_fr2py, whole genome shotgun sequence:
- the LOC140172598 gene encoding uncharacterized protein — translation MGVLKRKNRTSSFSITKPPDVRHEGLLRSRRSGGIRRTLLDVLRSLCCMVRQDEDQQPGREPCMYECNTEDSYWKVSGSGTQSQHVQEPIEDISSCLSATCKDDPVPPSGRSEKIIELVTEPAAESIDTPSAPLQLPKQVAIYRDSDLEPISTGNKFVLGHGSSSIATLNKLRSCHDPVAVKRLNPTEPRSILIKEAEILRKLDHCIAFPELIGFIDHNTSPAIILEFVGDKSTLTSISIFDALSTLTPRLLTSEWLAIASDVASGLAKLHSAGFTHGDLHNNNVLLCRSPPQLPNSKGRKWQAKIIDLGSAEPLDSPTAPLQLSDQDKAVYRESLPFKAPELIEGITGQTEATDTYAFGYLMYDVGYFCKIDILRALVKGCMDKDPSQRKQVSVVATELSFFAKRYQQKENDEKPCGGGPFGYQYLGWVDAWEARTGRSWRRSCQT, via the exons ATGGGCGTCTTGAAGCGAAAGAATCGAACTTCG TCGTTCTCAATTACGAAACCACCTGATGTGAGACACGAAGGCCTACTCAGATCACGAAGATCTGGTGGAATTAGAAG AACTCTGCTGGATGTTCTGCGGTCATTGTGCTGCATGGTTCGTCAAGATGAGGACCAGCAACCTGGCAGAGAACCCTGTATGTACGAATGCAACACGGAAGACTCGTATTGGAAAGTCTCTGGCTCTGGAACACAGTCACAG catgttcaggaaCCTATTGAAGACATTTCATCATGTTTATCAGCAACATGCAAAGATGATCCCGTGCCTCCATCGGGAAGATCAGAAAAAATCATCGAGTTAGTCACAGAGCCCGCCGCAGAGTCCATAGACACGCCATCAGCTCCACTGCAACTACCCAAGCAGGTCGCCATCTACAGAGATAGTGACCTGGAGCCAATATCAACTGGTAACAAGTTTGTTCTTGGCCACGGATCAAGCAGTATAGCCACCTTAAATAAGCTGCGATCCTGCCATGACCCAGTTGCCGTCAAGCGACTCAATCCAACGGAGCCTAGATCCATACTGATCAAGGAAGCCGAAATTCTGCGGAAATTGGATCACTGCATTGCCTTTCCCGAACTGATTGGCTTCATTGACCACAATACTTCACCGGCGATCATTCTTGAATTTGTTGGTGATAAGAGCACACTTACATCAATCTCAATTTTTGACGCCCTAAGCACCTTGACCCCTCGACTGTTGACATCAGAATGGTTGGCTATTGCAAGTGACGTCGCTAGTGGACTCGCCAAGCTACACAGTGCAGGGTTTACACACGGTGACTTACATAACAACAACGTTTTGTTGTGCCGCTCTCCACCGCAACTTCCAAATTCAAAGGGAAGAAAATGGCAGGCCAAGATAATTGACCTGGGATCCGCAGAGCCATTGGATTCGCCTACAGCTCCGTTACAATTATCTGACCAGGACAAGGCTGTATATAGAGAGAGCTTACCTTTCAAAGCACCAGAATTGATAGAAGGAATAACCGGTCAAACCGAGGCTACTGACACCTACGCCTTCGGGTATCTCATGTATGATGTTGGGTATTTTTGCAAGATTGACATCCTACGGGCTCTGGTCAAAGGATGTATGGATAAAGATCCAAGTCAAAGGAAACAAGTATCAGTAGTTGCCACCGAGCTGTCATTTTTCGCAAAGCGATACCAGcaaaaagaaaatgatgaaaaaccgTGTGGCGGTGGGCCATTCGGTTATCAGTACCTGGGTTGGGTGGATGCATGGGAGGCGAGGACGGGGCGATCATGGAGGAGGAGCTGTCAAACATGA